CATTTGGAACCGCATGATGGCGGATTGGCGGGCGTCGCTTAGCTCGCGTTGAATGCGGGCCGTGACGGTTTCGAACTCGGCGCGCATGTGCCGCTCCGCCTGTTCGCGTTCGGCGGAGAACCGATACAGCTCGGCCAGCATTTCACGTTGAGCGGCGGTGGAAAAAGACATGCGTGATTTGAAGAGAGTGGCCCAGCGGGCGGTGCGTTATCGATTTTCGGCTGGATGAAGTTTCGAATGATTTGGAGTCTATTCGCATTCACGTTCGGCGCGGCCCAGCACTTCGGCCAGGGCGGCGATGGCGTCCAAGGCGGCCGATAATTGCGGTTCCAGCGGATCGAGATAGTTTTCCTCGAAGCGGAGCCGGTTGTCGTCGTGCCAGTGTTCTTTGGTCGACTCCCACTGCAGGCGCAAGGTTTTGTAGGCGGAGGCAATTTTCGCGGAGCCGCTCGTTAAATCGGCAATTTTCATGGGAGGCTGGACTCCGCGGCGCGGGGGTTAACGCTGCCGGCTGGCTGGGGCGATGAGCTGTTTTGAGGTGTAGATTGATCCGCATTTTTTTCGGCCGGCGAGGCGGCAAGCTCGTCGGTTGGCCGAGCCATCGACTGGCCAGGCTTGTTGGCGGCGAGCTCTTCCCAGGTGATGGCCGCGGGAGTTCTGCCCGAGGTGTACTGTTCCAAGGCCATGCTCATCCGCTCCAAAAGGACCATAGCGTGTGGAATATCGCCGTCGAGCAGGCCCATGAGTTGTTGCACGGGTCCTTGAAATTCGTCGACGGCGCGGCGGGCGGCCATGGTCCAGCGCCGCACGGTCTGAAGCTTCTCTTCGGCGTGTTCCAGGCGATGCTTGGCCATTTCGACCGCTTTTTTTTCGTCGTCGCAGGAGGGAATGTAATCGCCAATTTGCTTGTAAGTGCGGGCGTGGGCCAATTCGTCTTTGGCACGAGCCACGGCATCATAACCGCGGCGGACTTCCGCTTGCCAATGGCCGGGTTGCTCCACGGTAATCCAATCCATGGCGCGGCGGACTTCCAATTGGATGTCGGTCAGCGCGCGGCGGACGGCGCCGGCAAAATCGACCAGGTCGGCGCGAAATTCGCCAATGGCGGCAACCTCGGTGACGCGGGCTTCAGACATGAATGGCCCTGCTCAGAAGTGATAGAAATCGGAAAGGATCGGTACTTTTTTAGCGCTGCTGCAAATACTCTTCAATTCGCTCCGCCTTTCGCAGCAAGAACGGAACGTACTGATTGGTGATGTCAACGAACCGTGATAAGGTGCGCAGTTGTTGCTCGAATTCTTCGAGGAAGCGTTCGTGCTCTTGGTCGCGCCAGGTGGAGCCGAGGGTGGTCAATTGCCGTTGGGCGTTTTGCATTTGCTCCAGCATTTCGTCGTTGAATTGCTTGAGATGTTGCACAAAGCGGCGCAATTCAGCCGGATCGACAATGGCCTGCGGCATAGGAAAATTCCTCGCGAATTTGAAATTCCACCCTAACTCTATCATACCCGCTGGGGGGCGAAAAAAACGACCTCTAGCCAAGGTTTTCCGTGCTGGCAGAGATGATTTATCGGCTTGACCCAGCGTCGGAAACGGTCCTATAATCGACGCGTTGCCACGGATGGCAAGCCGGTTTTCATTCAGAGGGTTGAAAATTGGCAATGGTAGGGTCAGGGTGGGCCCTCGGGCCGAGTTCTTTGCATCGATGACCTAGAAGTTCGACGCCGGCCACATCCCCCTTTCCCCCCGTAAGCACCGCAAAGGAGTTGTCGGTGGCTTCCCCCGCGTTGTTCGATACCAAAGAGCGAGTCCGGCAGGCGATCGACATTGTCGAGCTCGTCGGCAGCTATCTGCAATTGCGACGCGAAGGGCGCAACTACAAGGCCCTGTGCCCGTGGCACGATGACACCCGGCCCAGTCTGCACGTAAATCCCCAGCGGCAATCGTTCAAATGCTGGGTGTGTAACGTGGGAGGCGACATTTTCAGCTTCATGATGAAGATGGAAAATGTGGAATTTCCGGAAGCCCTGGCCATGTTGGCCGAGCGGGCCGGCGTTCCGCTTCGGGCGGCGGGCGGCAGGCAGCAGGCAACAGGCGGTGGGGAGAAAGACGAAAAGCGTCCGCTTTACCAGGCCATGGCTTGGGCGCAAGAACAATTCCATCGATTCCTAGTCAGTGCGCCGGAAGCGGAACCGGCGCGCAGCTATTTGGCCGAACGAAAAATCACCGCCGACAGCATTCGTCGCTTTAATTTGGGGTACGCTCCCGACCGTTGGGATTGGCTGCTGAAGCAAGCGGTCAGCACTGAGATTGCCGCCAAATCGTTGGAAAGCGTCGGCTTGATTGTCCGCAAACAGGATGGGCCGGGGCATTACGATCGGTTCCGAGGCCGGGTGCTGTTTCCGATTCACGATTTGCAGGGTCGACCGGTGGCCATTGGCGGGCGAATCCTTCCGCAACTGGCCGCGGAGAATCCGGCAAAATACGTCAACTCGCCGGAGACGCCGCTGTTTTCCAAAAGCAGCATGTTGTACGGGCTGGATACAGCGCGCGATGCCATCGGCCGCAATCGGGTGGCGATTGTGATGGAAGGTTACACCGACACCATCGTGGCGCGACAGTTTGGATTTGAGAACACCGTGGCCGTACTGGGAACGGCGCTGGGAGAGCGGCACATTCGGTTGTTAAAGCGATTTGCCGATTCCATCACCTTGGTGTTGGACGGCGACGAGGCGGGGCAGCGTCGGGCCAACGAAATTTTGGGTTTATTTGTGGCCGAACAGGCCGATTTGCGAATCGTTACGTTGCCTGATGGGCTCGATCCGGCTGATTTTTTGCTGCAGCGCGGGGCGGACGCATTTCGTCAATTTTTAGATGGAGCCGTCGATGCGTTGGAGCACAAGCTGAATGTGATGACGGATAAGCTGGGCGACCGGCCGGCCATGCACCAAATCAATCAGACCTTGGAGGACATGCTCACGACGCTGGCCCGGGCGCCGCGGTTGCAATCGGGCACTTCGGCCCAGGCGCGGCTTCGTGAACATCAAGTGCTGTCGCGGTTGGCACGGCAATTTAGCGTGGCGGAAGAAGAATTGCGGATGCGGTTGCGCGATTTGCGTCGACGGGCTGCTTCTTCGCCAATCGCCCAGAGTGAACAAACTACTGATTTGGAATCGGCGAATGCAGCGGTGGCTGCGGCGGCAGTTTCGCTGCAAATGTGGGAGCGCGAGTTGCTGGAAATCATATTGTTGGAACCCGAGAGCGTTCCGGCGGCCGCGGAAGTCGTTTCGGCGGAGCAGATGGAATCGCCCGCCGCCAAAATAATTTTCACGCGCTGTTGCCTTTTGAGCCAGGCAGGTGTTACACCTGATTTTGATCGCCTGCTGCTGGAATTCGACGAGCAGGAAATCAAGAGCCTGTTGGTCGATTTGGACGAGCAAGGGCGAGCCAAAACATACGACGACAACGGCAATATGAAGCCGTCGGCGGAACCCGCCACGAGATTGCGCGATTTGCTGGCCACGCTGCGGCGCAGCCAGCAAGACCGCACTCTCGATAACCATGCCCGGCGGTTGCGCGATAAAAATTTAGGGGCCGAGGAAGAGTTGGCCCTATTGAAACAAATGATCGAACAAGAGCGAACACGACAAGGCATTTCTTCGCCCATGGAGGGGTGAGAGCCTTGTCGCGGTGGGCCGTGCAACTCCCGCAAACTTGTTGCCCGGCCGGCCGGAATGTTGTTAGCCTAACGTGCCGGTGGAACTGGCGCGGAGGAGGGAATGGTGGACCACGCAATCACGGATTTGAACGAACTTGTTGCCAAAGGAAAAACGCAAGGTTATCTGACGTACGATCAGGTCAATGCCTACCTGCCCGATGAGGCAGTCAACCCAGAGAAGCTCGATAACCTGCTGATGGCGTTGGACGAAGCGGGAATCGAGCTGCTGAACGATCCGCCGGCCGGTTCGACGCCGCCGGATGGTCAGGCAGGACCGGCGCAGCCCGCCGAAGAAGAAACGCTGGCGGCGCCGGCCGAGGGTTTGCCCAAGCTCAGCGACGATCCGGTGCGGATGTATTTGAGCCAAATGGCGGTGATCCCACTGCTCACGCGGGAGCAGGAGATTTCGCTGGCGAAGAAGATCGAAGTGACGCGGAAACGGTTCCGCCGCTCCGTGTTGGGCTGCAACTTCGCCATGCAAGTGACGATCGACACGCTGGAGAAGGTGCAACAGGGCGTGTTGCCGTTCGATCGCACCATCAAGGTGTCGCTGACGGAATGCCTGACCAAAGATCAGATTTTGGCGCGGATGCCGCACAACTTGAGCACGTTGCGACAGATTCGGCAGCACAATCGGGACGATTTCCGCAAGCTCATTCGCCGCAGCACGGAGCGACAGGAACGGCAAGAAGCGCGACGCCGATTTTGCCGCCGCCGCCGCAAGGCGCTGCAATTGGTGGAGGAATTGAGTTTGCGGACTCGGCGCGTGCAGCCGCTGGTAAAGCAGTTGCAAGAATTTTCGCGGCGGATGGATTTTATCCGCCGTCGCATGAAAGAATTGGCTGTCGATCCGAACGATCGTGACGAATGGGTTTCTTTCCGCAAAGAGCTGCGCGACTTGATGATGCTGACTTGGGAAAGCCCGCGCAGCTTGCGAAATCGCCTGGCGGTCGTGACCCGGCAGTTCACCGATTACGAGCTGGTGAAACGACAGCTTTCCAGCGGCAATTTGCGGCTGGTGGTAAGCATTGCCAAAAAGTATCGCAATCGCGGGCTGAGCTTTTTGGATTTAATCCAGGAAGGCAACACCGGGCTGATGCGAGCGGTCGATAAGTACGAGTATCGTCGCGGGTTCAAATTCAGCACCTATGCCACGTGGTGGATTCGCCAGGCGATTACCCGGGCGATTGCCGACCAGGCGCGCACGATTCGCATTCCGGTGCATATGATCGACGTGCTTTCCAAGCTGCGCAATGTGGCCAAGCAGTTGCAGCAAAAAATGGGTCGCGAGCCGACGCCGGAAGAAATTTCCGCGGCTTCAGATATTTGCCTGGAAGAAACCCGGCGGGTGCTGAACATTGGGCGGCATCCGGTGAGTTTAGATCGGCCGGTCGGCGAGAGTGAAGACGCCAGTTTCGGCGAATTCATCGAAGACTCCGGCACCGAAAGCCCGGTGTATTCGGCCAGCAATGGTTTGCTGCGGCAAAAGATTGAATCGCTTCTTAAAACCTTAACGTATCGAGAACGCGAAATCATTCGCCTGCGGTATGGACTGGGAGACGGTTACACTTACACTTTGGAAGAAGTGGGGCGGATATTCAAAGTGACCCGCGAGCGCGTGCGACAGATTGAGGCCAAAGCGGTGAAAAAGCTGCAACATCCGGTGCGGAGCCAGCATTTGGAAGGTTTTTTGGGCGGCCTGCCGGTGGCACTGCCCGAGGAAGTGGCTACTCCGCTGGCCGGGTAGACGAACACGAAGAAATGGAGAAATTCAAGTCAATCATCGAGAAAACGCCGCCGGTCCTGCGACCGGCGGTTTTTTTGGTGGTGGGTCAGTTTGAAATTCCGACAGCCGCTTTTCCCGACTGACACAGTCGGGCTATGTTCAAATTGGCCCACTACCGTTTTTTTGTTTGGAAATTCTTGCTACATTAGTTTTTTAAGTACGGATACCCGCCGCGGGTATGCTGTTGATCCTTGGCACCTCAAAGCGAAGTTAAAC
The nucleotide sequence above comes from Pirellulales bacterium. Encoded proteins:
- a CDS encoding WXG100 family type VII secretion target, translated to MPQAIVDPAELRRFVQHLKQFNDEMLEQMQNAQRQLTTLGSTWRDQEHERFLEEFEQQLRTLSRFVDITNQYVPFLLRKAERIEEYLQQR
- the dnaG gene encoding DNA primase, which gives rise to MASPALFDTKERVRQAIDIVELVGSYLQLRREGRNYKALCPWHDDTRPSLHVNPQRQSFKCWVCNVGGDIFSFMMKMENVEFPEALAMLAERAGVPLRAAGGRQQATGGGEKDEKRPLYQAMAWAQEQFHRFLVSAPEAEPARSYLAERKITADSIRRFNLGYAPDRWDWLLKQAVSTEIAAKSLESVGLIVRKQDGPGHYDRFRGRVLFPIHDLQGRPVAIGGRILPQLAAENPAKYVNSPETPLFSKSSMLYGLDTARDAIGRNRVAIVMEGYTDTIVARQFGFENTVAVLGTALGERHIRLLKRFADSITLVLDGDEAGQRRANEILGLFVAEQADLRIVTLPDGLDPADFLLQRGADAFRQFLDGAVDALEHKLNVMTDKLGDRPAMHQINQTLEDMLTTLARAPRLQSGTSAQARLREHQVLSRLARQFSVAEEELRMRLRDLRRRAASSPIAQSEQTTDLESANAAVAAAAVSLQMWERELLEIILLEPESVPAAAEVVSAEQMESPAAKIIFTRCCLLSQAGVTPDFDRLLLEFDEQEIKSLLVDLDEQGRAKTYDDNGNMKPSAEPATRLRDLLATLRRSQQDRTLDNHARRLRDKNLGAEEELALLKQMIEQERTRQGISSPMEG
- a CDS encoding sigma-70 family RNA polymerase sigma factor, with the protein product MDHAITDLNELVAKGKTQGYLTYDQVNAYLPDEAVNPEKLDNLLMALDEAGIELLNDPPAGSTPPDGQAGPAQPAEEETLAAPAEGLPKLSDDPVRMYLSQMAVIPLLTREQEISLAKKIEVTRKRFRRSVLGCNFAMQVTIDTLEKVQQGVLPFDRTIKVSLTECLTKDQILARMPHNLSTLRQIRQHNRDDFRKLIRRSTERQERQEARRRFCRRRRKALQLVEELSLRTRRVQPLVKQLQEFSRRMDFIRRRMKELAVDPNDRDEWVSFRKELRDLMMLTWESPRSLRNRLAVVTRQFTDYELVKRQLSSGNLRLVVSIAKKYRNRGLSFLDLIQEGNTGLMRAVDKYEYRRGFKFSTYATWWIRQAITRAIADQARTIRIPVHMIDVLSKLRNVAKQLQQKMGREPTPEEISAASDICLEETRRVLNIGRHPVSLDRPVGESEDASFGEFIEDSGTESPVYSASNGLLRQKIESLLKTLTYREREIIRLRYGLGDGYTYTLEEVGRIFKVTRERVRQIEAKAVKKLQHPVRSQHLEGFLGGLPVALPEEVATPLAG